A window of the Emys orbicularis isolate rEmyOrb1 chromosome 1, rEmyOrb1.hap1, whole genome shotgun sequence genome harbors these coding sequences:
- the EMP1 gene encoding epithelial membrane protein 1: protein MLVLLAGIFVVHIATVVMLFVSTIANVWMAGTSSQGTNSTGLWLNCDAGKCHQIAFAEGDMSSLKAVQAFMILAIIFSFVSLVMFVVQLFTMEKGKRFYITGAIMLICWLFILIAVSIYTARFPHYFTAPKDHHGYSFILAWICFCFSFIIGILYLVLRKK, encoded by the exons ATGTTGGTGCTACTGGCTGGTATTTTTGTGGTCCACATTGCCACCGTGGTCATGCTGTTTGTATCCACCATTGCCAAC GTCTGGATGGCAGGTACCTCTTCCCAGGGAACAAACTCAACAGGACTCTGGCTAAACTGCGATGCTGGGAAATGCCATCAGATTGCATTCGCTGAAGGGGATATGT CTTCCCTCAAGGCAGTGCAAGCCTTCATGATCCTGGCTATCATCTTCTCCTTCGTCTCATTGGTCATGTTCGTGGTGCAGCTCTTCACCATGGAGAAAGGGAAACGCTTCTATATCACTGGAGCCATCATGCTGATTTGCT GGCTGTTCATTTTGATTGCAGTCTCCATCTACACAGCCCGATTCCCACACTACTTCACAGCGCCTAAAGACCACCATGGCTACTCCTTCATATTGGCCTGGATCTGCTTTTGCTTCAGCTTCATCATTGGCATCCTCTACCTTGTCCTTAGAAAGAAATAA